Proteins from a genomic interval of Siniperca chuatsi isolate FFG_IHB_CAS linkage group LG10, ASM2008510v1, whole genome shotgun sequence:
- the LOC122883149 gene encoding wiskott-Aldrich syndrome protein-like isoform X1, giving the protein MSRGSKTKSESAWSSLLSQQENEKLEELLGRRCASIATAVAQLFMALPHSPSMWSLQHTGVVCLIKDNPQRSYFIRMFDLKMGRQIWEQELYNQIIYSSPQLYFHTFAADDCQVGLNFAVQQEAEAFQNAVEEKINQRNNRQDKKQRPLPPSDRGSLPPVPTEKASSGSPGSFHMATVDIQNPDIHSSRYRSMPSPTAASLSLTGKGKKSKKDKDKKKGAKLSKADIGAPSGFKHVSHVGWDPNNIDPDLWKLLSQAGISEAEMRDEKTSQLIYNVIEQSGGMEAVKREVNKGGSGPPPPPPGRQGPLPPNPPPPRGRSGPLPPIPGQSPRGSPSPQLPPARGGVPPPPPPTSRSGPPPPPPHSALSQFPSPPSLKSSPVSPPSYSHNLPPPLPPSSQQRSVGFPPPPVPSTPSRGGGGGGPPPPPPPPPPPPPQSSISSDFPPPPPLSSGTPPPAAPSVGGESRGALLDQIRLGKKLRNVTESPDQAASTPPESGEGIVGALMMVMQKRSKVIHSSDESEDDGGDEDDDDDEWDD; this is encoded by the exons ATGAGCCGTGGATCTAAAACTAAATCGGAGAGCGCCTGGAGCTCTCTGCTGAGCCAGCAGGAGAATGAGAAGTTGGAGGAGCTGCTGGGCAGAAGGTGTGCT TCCATAGCCACTGCAGTAGCACAGCTGTTTATGGCTCTGCCTCACAGTCCATCTATGTGGAGCTTGCAGCACACTGGAGTGGTCTGCCTCATCAAAGACAACCCTCAGCGCTCCTACTTCATACGGATGTTTGATTTGAAG ATGGGGAGGCAGATTTGGGAACAGGAGCTCTACAACCAAATTATTTACTCCTCGCCACAGCTATATTTTCATACCTTTGCTGCAGAC GACTGTCAAGTCGGACTGAACTTTGCTGTGCAACAGGAAGCAGAAGCCTTCCAAAACGCTGTTGAGGAGAAAATCAACCAAAGAAACAACCGTCAAG ACAAAAAACAGCGCCCCCTGCCGCCTAGTG ACAGAGGTTCCCTGCCTCCAGTCCCAACCGAAAAAG CATCATCTGGTAGCCCTGGTTCATTTCACATGGCCACAGTGGACATCCAAAACCCAGACATCCATTCTTCCCGCTACCGCTCGATGCCTTCACCTACTGCTGCTTCCTTAAGTCTGACCGGCAAAGGAAAGAAGAGTAAGAAGGATAAGGACAAGAAAAAGGGCGCCAAACTCTCCAAAGCAGACATAGGGGCACCCAGTGGATTTAA GCATGTTTCTCATGTCGGCTGGGATCCCAACAACATTGACCCTGACCTGTGGAAGCTGCTCTCCCAAGCTGGGATCAGTGAAGCTGAGATGAGGGATGAAAAGACCTCGCAGCTCATCTATAATGTCATTGAGCAGTCTGGAGGCATGGAGGCGGTCAAAAGGGAGGTGAACAAAGGAG GTTCTGgacctccaccacctccacctggCAGACAAGGGCCTCTGCCTCCTAACCCTCCACCTCCACGAGGTCGCTCTGGCCCCCTGCCTCCTATCCCAGGCCAGTCACCGCGAGGGAGCCCGTCCCCCCAGCTGCCTCCAGCACGTGGAGGCGTgccacccccacctcctccaaCAAGCAGAAGTGGTCctccaccgccaccgccacacTCTGCACTTTCTCAGTTCCCCTCACCACCATCCTTAAAGTCCTCTCCTGTCTCACCCCCGAGCTACTCCCACAACCTGCCTCCTCCCTTGCCACCATCTAGCCAACAGCGCTCTGTGGGtttcccacctcctcctgtcccaTCTACACCcagcagaggaggtggaggaggagggcctcctcctccccctccgccccctccacctccacctccacaaaGCTCTATTTCTTCCGAtttcccacctcctcctcctctctccagtGGCACACCACCACCTGCCGCTCCATCCGTCGgaggagaaagcagaggagCTCTGCTGGATCAGATCCGACTTGGGAAGAAGCTCAGAAAT GTTACAGAGAGTCCTGATCAAGCTGCATCTACACCACCAGAGTCAGGTGAGGGCATCGTTGGTGCTCTCATGATGGTCATGCAGAAGAGGAGTAAAGTCATCCATTCCTCTG ATGAAAGTGAAGATGACGGtggagatgaagatgatgatgacgacgaaTGGGATGACTGA
- the LOC122883149 gene encoding wiskott-Aldrich syndrome protein-like isoform X2 — MALPHSPSMWSLQHTGVVCLIKDNPQRSYFIRMFDLKMGRQIWEQELYNQIIYSSPQLYFHTFAADDCQVGLNFAVQQEAEAFQNAVEEKINQRNNRQDKKQRPLPPSDRGSLPPVPTEKASSGSPGSFHMATVDIQNPDIHSSRYRSMPSPTAASLSLTGKGKKSKKDKDKKKGAKLSKADIGAPSGFKHVSHVGWDPNNIDPDLWKLLSQAGISEAEMRDEKTSQLIYNVIEQSGGMEAVKREVNKGGSGPPPPPPGRQGPLPPNPPPPRGRSGPLPPIPGQSPRGSPSPQLPPARGGVPPPPPPTSRSGPPPPPPHSALSQFPSPPSLKSSPVSPPSYSHNLPPPLPPSSQQRSVGFPPPPVPSTPSRGGGGGGPPPPPPPPPPPPPQSSISSDFPPPPPLSSGTPPPAAPSVGGESRGALLDQIRLGKKLRNVTESPDQAASTPPESGEGIVGALMMVMQKRSKVIHSSDESEDDGGDEDDDDDEWDD; from the exons ATGGCTCTGCCTCACAGTCCATCTATGTGGAGCTTGCAGCACACTGGAGTGGTCTGCCTCATCAAAGACAACCCTCAGCGCTCCTACTTCATACGGATGTTTGATTTGAAG ATGGGGAGGCAGATTTGGGAACAGGAGCTCTACAACCAAATTATTTACTCCTCGCCACAGCTATATTTTCATACCTTTGCTGCAGAC GACTGTCAAGTCGGACTGAACTTTGCTGTGCAACAGGAAGCAGAAGCCTTCCAAAACGCTGTTGAGGAGAAAATCAACCAAAGAAACAACCGTCAAG ACAAAAAACAGCGCCCCCTGCCGCCTAGTG ACAGAGGTTCCCTGCCTCCAGTCCCAACCGAAAAAG CATCATCTGGTAGCCCTGGTTCATTTCACATGGCCACAGTGGACATCCAAAACCCAGACATCCATTCTTCCCGCTACCGCTCGATGCCTTCACCTACTGCTGCTTCCTTAAGTCTGACCGGCAAAGGAAAGAAGAGTAAGAAGGATAAGGACAAGAAAAAGGGCGCCAAACTCTCCAAAGCAGACATAGGGGCACCCAGTGGATTTAA GCATGTTTCTCATGTCGGCTGGGATCCCAACAACATTGACCCTGACCTGTGGAAGCTGCTCTCCCAAGCTGGGATCAGTGAAGCTGAGATGAGGGATGAAAAGACCTCGCAGCTCATCTATAATGTCATTGAGCAGTCTGGAGGCATGGAGGCGGTCAAAAGGGAGGTGAACAAAGGAG GTTCTGgacctccaccacctccacctggCAGACAAGGGCCTCTGCCTCCTAACCCTCCACCTCCACGAGGTCGCTCTGGCCCCCTGCCTCCTATCCCAGGCCAGTCACCGCGAGGGAGCCCGTCCCCCCAGCTGCCTCCAGCACGTGGAGGCGTgccacccccacctcctccaaCAAGCAGAAGTGGTCctccaccgccaccgccacacTCTGCACTTTCTCAGTTCCCCTCACCACCATCCTTAAAGTCCTCTCCTGTCTCACCCCCGAGCTACTCCCACAACCTGCCTCCTCCCTTGCCACCATCTAGCCAACAGCGCTCTGTGGGtttcccacctcctcctgtcccaTCTACACCcagcagaggaggtggaggaggagggcctcctcctccccctccgccccctccacctccacctccacaaaGCTCTATTTCTTCCGAtttcccacctcctcctcctctctccagtGGCACACCACCACCTGCCGCTCCATCCGTCGgaggagaaagcagaggagCTCTGCTGGATCAGATCCGACTTGGGAAGAAGCTCAGAAAT GTTACAGAGAGTCCTGATCAAGCTGCATCTACACCACCAGAGTCAGGTGAGGGCATCGTTGGTGCTCTCATGATGGTCATGCAGAAGAGGAGTAAAGTCATCCATTCCTCTG ATGAAAGTGAAGATGACGGtggagatgaagatgatgatgacgacgaaTGGGATGACTGA
- the LOC122883144 gene encoding sodium-coupled neutral amino acid transporter 3-like, which produces MELQKMNGHSREDGFDGLDALAEHEEFLPHKPGVKKENHFTDFEGKTSFGMSIFNLSNAIMGSGILGLAFAMSNTGIILFIVLLVCIAILSAYSIHLLLKCAGVVGIRAYEQLGNRAFGPPGKMLAACIITVHNIGAMSSYLFIVKSELPLVIQAFLSKHENTGEWFLNGNYLIIIVSALIILPLALMKQLGYLGYTSGFSLSCMVFFLISVIYKKFNIPCPLVDEHHNITPIADNHTNEADDFCEAKMFTINSQTAYTIPILAFAFVCHPEVLPIYTELRDATKKRMQNVANFSILAMFVMYLLTALFGYLTFYGAVESELLHTYIRVGPLDVLILLVRLAVLVAVTLTVPVVLFPIRRALLQILFSDKPFSWAIHIGIAFCLLFLVNLLVIFVPSIRDIFGLIGATSAPSLIFILPGIFYVRIVPEDQEPFLSRPKIQAACFAALGFIFMIMSLSFIIIDWVTGESRSGGGH; this is translated from the exons ATGGAGCTTCAGAAGATGAATGGACACAGCAGGGAGGATGG GTTTGATGGGCTGGATGCCCTGGCTGAACATGAGGAGTTTCTCCCACATAAACCTGGTGTCAAGAAAGAAAATCACTTTACAGAC TTTGAAGGAAAGACTTCATTTGGCATGTCCATCTTTAACCTCAGTAATGCCATAATGGGCAGTGGAATTCTGGGATTGGCTTTTGCAATGTCCAACACTGGAATCATTCTTTTTAT agtccTGTTGGTGTGCATTGCCATTCTGTCTGCATATTCAATTCATCTCCTGCTGAAATGTGCTGGAGTTGTTG gCATCCGGGCTTATGAGCAGCTTGGGAATCGGGCTTTTGGTCCCCCAGGAAAAATGCTGGCCGCATGCATCATTACAGTGCATAACATTGGAG CAATGTCCAGCTACCTCTTCATCGTCAAGTCTGAGCTCCCACTGGTTATTCAAGCTTTCCTTAGTAAACACGAAAACACAGG AGAGTGGTTCTTGAATGGAAACTACTTGATCATCATTGTTAGCGCTCTCATCATCCTTCCTCTAGCACTCATGAAACAACTTG GTTACCTGGGATATACAAGTGGCTTCTCCCTCTCCTGTATGGTATTTTTCCTAATTTCG GTTATATACAAGAAATTCAACATCCCATGTCCGCTTGTTGATGAACATCATAACATAACTCCGATTGCTGATAACCACACTAATGAGGCAGACGACTTCTGTGAGGCAAAAATGTTTACCATCAACTCACAG ACAGCGTACACCATCCCAATTCTGGCCTTCGCTTTTGTCTGCCACCCAGAGGTCCTACCTATCTACACTGAGCTACGAGA TGCTACCAAGAAACGTATGCAGAATGTTGCCAATTTCTCCATCCTGGCCATGTTTGTCATGTACCTGCTAACTGCTCTTTTTGGTTACCTCACCTTTTATG GTGCTGTGGAGTCAGAGCTGTTACACACCTACATTCGAGTGGGCCCCCTGGATGTCCTGATACTCTTAGTGCGTCTGGCTGTGCTGGTGGCCGTCACTCTGACTGTCCCTGTGGTTCTTTTCCCG ATCCGCAGGGCCTTGCTCCAGATCTTGTTCTCTGACAAGCCTTTCAGCTGGGCCATACACATCGGCATTGCATTTTGTCTCCTCTTCTTGGTCAACCTACTTGTTATCTTTGTGCCCTCCATCCGCGACATCTTTGGCCTCATCG GAGCCACATCTGCCCCCAGCCTCATTTTCATCCTACCTGGAATCTTCTACGTCCGGATTGTTCCTGAGGACCAGGAGCCTTTTCTGTCCAGACCCAAGATTCAG GCTGCATGCTTTGCTGCACTGGGATTCATCTTCATGATCATGAGTTTGTCATTTATCATCATTGACTGGGTGACTGGAGAGTCGCGAAGTGGAGGCGGGCACTAG
- the zgc:162200 gene encoding protein bicaudal D homolog 2, which produces MLEADADPAGQAVEGEGEADMGSLDLKAEVVRLTLELQEATEEKLQAARYGLVVLDESAALKMKHRQLEEEHEALKGELQQLKEAFADSVSSQKRAAADGECREENLLQETATKEAAMATRIEEVQAELKQARLALGNAHAEIDRLGVFSTQLKKECECLEAEKGHLRDEMKEYKVRELRQLQDNSELEDENISLQKQVSVLKENQVEFESIKLELTQKNEEQEEQRAQLEEAVRLREIAERQLDEALEALKEEREQKNSLRRELSALTLNPFDSVGNLELHLEQLDDSQEEGQGVEGEGEGEDQDSGFNNGPGSAPSSAHPPHLGGSKSNGLIQRYSTPRNSDVFLRAPASGLVSDLLSELHFSDSQKLKQQLLQAEREKSSLVSKVEELQMQLVMSKQALSQQEDKVGSLTQQLEAVQSSQQYNQEADDRGDVKTENGDGDNAVFDYEVDTKSKEVLEARMRSASEELLKLRDELSQAGARYNTLEQRYKQEKDRWRAEAQELADKIRQCIKSSKQDQERISELENEIGATRKVAIDSEGHLSVAQEELLAFSEELSNLYHHICVCNNLTPKRVTLDYYRDGARASGGGGSARRSHYVYPQHNSQKKPRANDMFISKAAALQFMGEVDSAGVSGDSPNCPGSPTLDFRDPSNVRNLVAVIRCQIKHLRVAVDLCRQRGAMPYSGLSSSGESERDAESLLEEVLKLKSLLSTKREQIATLRTVLKANKQTAELALSNLKTKYETEKSMVSETMMKLRNELKALKEDAATFSSLRVMFASRCDQYVTQLDEMQRQLAAAEDEKKTLNSLLRMAIQQKLALTQRLEDLEAPLSPHSLNSSPRRSRAKELATKSGRAPRSPRSSPARPPLRSSPRASPVLGSSVPAMATHHLRSLTRSLHTSPR; this is translated from the exons ATGCTGGAGGCGGATGCAGACCCAGCAGGTCAAGCAGTGGAGGGAGAAGGGGAGGCAGATATGGGGAGCCTAGACTTGAAGGCTGAGGTGGTACGGCTGACTCTGGAGCTGCAGGAGGCCACAGAGGAGAAGCTACAGGCAGCCCGCTATGGCCTGGTGGTGCTGGATGAAAGTGCTGCTCTCAAGATGAAACACAGGCAGCTGGAAGAGGAGCATGAAGCCCTCAAAGGGGagctacagcagctcaaagAG gCATTTGCAGATTCTGTGAGTAGCCAGAAGCGTGCAGCTGCTGATGGAGAGTGCAGGGAGGAGAACTTGCTGCAGGAGACTGCCACTAAGGAGGCTGCCATGGCAACCCGCATAGAGGAAGTCCAGGCAGAGCTCAAGCAAGCACGCCTTGCTCTGGGAAATGCCCACGCAGAGATCGATAGACTAGGGGTGTTCTCCACCCAGCTAAAGAAG GAGTGTGAGTGTCTGGAGGCAGAAAAGGGCCATCTGAGGGACGAGATGAAGGAATATAAAGTACGTGAGCTGCGCCAGTTGCAGGACAATAGCGAGCTAGAAGATGAGAACATATCTCTGCAAAAACAGGTGTCTGTGCTCAAGGAAAACCAG GTTGAGTTTGAATCGATAAAGCTGGAACTGACCCAGAAGAacgaggagcaggaggagcagcgaGCTCAGCTGGAGGAGGCAGTGAGGCTGAGGGAGATAGCAGAGAGGCAGCTGGATGAGGCCCTGGAAGCcctgaaggaggagagggagcagaAGAACAGTCTGCGGCGAGAACTCTCTGCCCTGACCCTTAACCCCTTTGATTCTGTGGGGAACCTGGAGCTCCACTTGGAGCAGTTGGATGACAGCCAGGAGGAGGGTCAGGGGGTAGAGGGAGAAGGTGAGGGAGAGGACCAGGACAGTGGCTTTAATAATGGTCCTGGGTCTGCTCCCAGTTCTGCTCACCCTCCTCACTTGGGGGGCTCCAAAAGTAATGGCCTCATCCAACGCTACTCCACTCCACGCAACAGTGATGTATTCCTGCGTGCTCCAGCCTCTGGTCTGGTGTCGGACCTGCTGAGTGAGCTACACTTTTCAGACAGTCAGAAACTAAAACAACAACTCCTACAG GCAGAACGAGAGAAGTCCAGTCTGGTTAGCAAGGTGGAGGAACTGCAGATGCAGTTGGTAATGTCCAAACAGGCACTCAGTCAGCAAGAGGACAAGGTTGGATCTCTTACCCAACAGCTGGAAGCTGTGCAAAGCAGCCAGCAGTACAACCAGGAGGCAGACGACAGGGGAGATGTTAAGACAGAGAATGGAGACGGAGACAATGCAGTCTTTGACTATGAGGTAGACACCAAGAGCAAGGAGGTGCTGGAGGCGCGTATGCGTTCAGCCAGTGAAGAGCTTCTGAAGCTGCGAGATGAACTGTCTCAGGCAGGAGCTCGTTATAACACCCTGGAGCAGCGATACAAGCAGGAGAAGGATCGTTGGAGGGCAGAGGCCCAGGAGCTGGCTGACAAGATCCGTCAATGCATCAAGTCCAGCAAGCAGGACCAGGAGCGCATCAGTGAGCTGGAGAATGAGATTGGAGCCACACGGAAAGTGGCAATTGATTCAGAAGGGCACTTGAGCGTTGCCCAGGAAGAGCTACTGGCCTTCTCTGAGGAGCTGTCCAACCTCTATCACCACATCTGCGTCTGCAACAACCTGACACCCAAACGAGTCACCCTGGACTATTACCGTGATGGTGCCAGGGCAAGTGGTGGAGGAGGTAGTGCACGAAGATCACACTACGTCTACCCCCAGCACAACTCCCAGAAGAAGCCACGAGCCAATGACATGTTCATCTCCAAAGCTGCAGCATTGCAGTTTATGGGGGAGGTGGACAGTGCAGGAGTCAGCGGAGACTCTCCCAACTGCCCTGGATCCCCCACCCTGGATTTCAGGGACCCTTCCAACGTCCGCAACTTGGTAGCAGTCATCCGTTGCCAGATCAAACACCTCCGG GTGGCAGTGGACCTATGTCGTCAGAGGGGCGCGATGCCTTACTCAGGATTGAGCAGCAGCGGAGAGTCAGAGCGGGATGCTGAAAGCCTCTTGGAAGAAGTACTAAAACTCAAGTCCCTTCTCAGCACCAAGAGAGAACAGATTGCTACCCTCAGGACTGTCCTCAAGGCTAACAAACAG ACTGCAGAGTTAGCGCTGTCCAATTTGAAAACCAAGTATGAGACAGAGAAGAGCATGGTGTCAGAGACCATGATGAAACTGCGGAATGAACTCAAAGCCTTGAAGGAGGACGCCGCCACCTTCTCTTCACTCCGAGTCATGTTTGCCAGTCG GTGTGACCAGTATGTCACCCAGTTGGATGAGATGCAGAGGCAGCTGGCAGCAGCCGAGGATGAGAAGAAGACACTGAATTCTCTGCTGCGTATGGCCATACAGCAGAAACTGGCTCTTACTCAACGTTTGGAGGACCTGGAGGCCCCTCTGTCTCCCCACAGCTTGAACAGCAGCCCCCGCCGCTCCCGGGCCAAAGAGCTGGCCACCAAGTCAGGCCGGGCTCCACGGAGCCCCCGAAGCAGTCCTGCACGCCCCCCACTGAGAAGCAGTCCACGGGCTAGCCCAGTTCTCGGCAGCAGTGTTCCTGCCATGGCCACGCACCACCTGCGAAGTCTAACCCGAAGCCTCCACACGAGCCCT CGCTGA
- the apex2 gene encoding DNA-(apurinic or apyrimidinic site) lyase 2 gives MKLVTWNINGIRAFRGGIKKALDSLGADIICVQETKVTRDLLDERTAIVDGYNSYFSFSRGRSGYSGVATYCKDSATPFAAEEGLTGLLTNHEGAVGCYGDQTEFCSEELQLLDNEGRAVITQHRIMCQDKEQTVTVINVYCPRADPEKPERKQFKLHFYKLLQCRAEAILKDGSHVIVLGDVNTSHRPIDHCDPTDIDDFGENPGRKWLNGFLHGGKQEEERNEEEPNEDSEVTSTDPIHSGKFVDTFRYFHPTRTNAFTCWSTLTGARQTNYGTRIDYIFADCQLSKEQFVAADIMPEVEGSDHCPVWGQLSCSLLPSCKPPPLCTRYLPEFAGKQQKLSRFLVKVDQKSIQSERRDALPGSQEEGERRENLNPFRAGNVSGKKRTSDSVVPKGKKTKTIKTSSKPQGSLLSFFKPKLTNAVPSTEAPVSQCQKTLSLDEVTSSQNSQKASTTIEDVSSVTSRVPEDAELVFDGSPQLCNSSTSEENDKQMKTKHLTPQPTEPKKGASLVFWKSVLHGPPPPPSCKVHGEPCVRRTVKKEGPNMGKQFFVCARPQGHTSNPEARCNFFAWVEKGK, from the exons ATGAAGCTCGTTACCTGGAACATAAATGGCATAAGGGCTTTCAGAGGTGGCATTAAAAAGGCTCTTGATTCACTGGGCGCAGATATTATATGTGTTCAAGAGACAAAAGTGACAA GAGACTTGCTTGATGAAAGAACTGCCATTGTTGACGGCTACAACTCGTATTTCAGCTTCAGTCGAGGACGCAGCGGCTATTCAG GAGTTGCCACTTACTGTAAAGACAGTGCCACTCCATTTGCTGCTGAGGAGGGTCTCACAGGTCTGCTGACCAACCATGAAGGGGCTGTTGGTTGTTATGGTGATCAGACTGAGTTCTGTAGCGAGGAGCTGCAGCTTTTGGACAATGAAGGACGAGCCGTTATCACACAGCACAGAATCAT GTGTCAGGACAAAGAGCAAACTGTTACTGTAATCAATGTATACTGTCCACGGGCTGACCCTGAAAAGCCGGAGCGAAAGCAGTTCAAACTGCATTTCTACAAGTTGCTTCAGTGTCGGGCTGAAGCTATACTGAAAGATGGGAG CCATGTGATTGTTTTAGGAGACGTAAATACATCTCACCGGCCAATAGACCACTGTGACCCCACTGATATT GATGATTTTGGTGAAAACCCTGGGAGGAAATGGCTGAATGGCTTTTTGCACGGTGGCaaacaagaagaggaaagaaatgagGAGGAACCCAATGAAGACTCTGAGGTAACTTCTACAGATCCCATCCACAGTGGAAAATTTGTGGATACCTTTCGCTATTTCCACCCAACTCGCACCAATGCCTTCACATGCTGGTCCACTCTCACTGGAGCGCGGCAGACCAACTATGGCACACGCATTGACTACATATTCGCTGATTGCCAGCTATCCAAGGAGCAGTTTGTGGCAGCAGACATCATGCCAGAGGTTGAGGGGTCAGACCACTGCCCTGTGTGGGGGCAACTGAGCTGCTCTCTCCTGCCCAGCTGCAAGCCTCCTCCCCTCTGTACTCGCTACCTGCCAGAGTTTGCTGGCAAGCAGCAGAAACTCTCCCGCTTCCTTGTTAAGGTGGACCAAAAATCAATTCAGTCTGAGCGGAGGGATGCATTACCTGGATCTCAAGAAGAGGGGGAAAGGAGGGAGAATTTAAACCCATTCAGAGCTGGAAATGTCTCTGGTAAAAAGCGGACATCAGATTCTGTTGTCCCAAAGGGGAAAAAGACTAAGACAATAAAGACTTCTTCAAAGCCACAGGGCAGTCTCCTTTCATTTTTCAAACCTAAACTAACAAATGCCGTTCCCTCTACTGAAGCCCCTGTCAGTCAGTGTCAAAAAACACTCAGCCTGGATGAAGTTACCTCATCACAAAACTCTCAGAAAGCGTCCACAACTATAGAGGACGTGTCCTCAGTCACAAGCAGGGTACCTGAAGATGCTGAGCTTGTCTTTGATGGATCACCACAGCTGTGCAACAGCAGCACCTCAGAGGAAAATGACAAACAgatgaagacaaaacatttaaccCCACAGCCCACTGAGCCCAAGAAAGGGGCATCGTTAGTGTTTTGGAAGTCAGTGCTTCATGGACCGCCCCCACCACCTTCCTGTAAAGTCCATGGGGAACCCTGTGTGCGCCGGACTGTAAAAAAGGAGGGGCCAAACATGGGCAAGCAGTTCTTTGTGTGTGCCCGTCCTCAGGGACATACCTCCAACCCTGAGGCTCGGTGTAATTTCTTTGCATGGGTTGAGAAGGGGAAGTGA